One genomic region from Anopheles bellator chromosome 2, idAnoBellAS_SP24_06.2, whole genome shotgun sequence encodes:
- the LOC131211193 gene encoding uncharacterized protein LOC131211193, translating into MSSTVEKNEYPKASNALVFGAGLSYLAAVFLLMSFCSPYWIVSYPETFSTFKNMGLWEYCFREFTYPYYQFPKQFNGCHHIFSHEYYVIREYLLPGWLMVVQGFVTVSFLFTFGSLVIMACEIIRWPLKFVLRYEWLLSSISFAGIASSSFFMFLAVAIFGGNAYRRDWLMYPKFNVLSWSYELAVVSFMILGLAAMLLYKESRKSYEMRREAKNLVMQMQMHEPGYTPSHHTSRSLHSGGYI; encoded by the exons ATGTCTTCGACAGTGGAGAAAAACGAGTACCCGAAGGCCTCCA ATGCGCTGGTGTTTGGAGCGGGGCTCTCGTATCTCGCGGCTGTGTTTCTGCTGATGAGCTTTTGCTCGCCCTACTGGATCGTGTCGTATCCGGAGACTTTCAGCACCTTTAAAAACATGGGCCTCTGGGAGTATTGTTTCCGTGAATTCACCTACCCTTACTATCAGTTTCCTAAGCAGTTCAACGGCTGTCACCACATCTTCAGCCAC GAGTACTACGTCATCCGAGAATATTTGCTGCCCGGCTGGCTAATGGTGGTACAAGGATTTGTGACCGTTTCCTTTCTGTTTACCTTCGGTTCGCTGGTAATTATGGCGTGTGAAATCATCAGATGGCCACTGAAGTTCGTGCTGCGCTACGAATGGCTGCTGAGTAGCATCTCCTTTGCCGGCATCGCATCGTCAT CATTCTTCATGTTTCTGGCTGTGGCCATCTTCGGTGGAAACGCTTACCGCCGCGACTGGCTGATGTACCCGAAGTTCAATGTGCTATCATGGTCGTATGAATTGgccgttgtttcgtttatgATTCTTGGGCTGGCCGCAATGTTGCTGTACAAGGAGTCGCGCAAGTCGTACGAAATGCGACGCGAAGCCAAGAACCTGGTTATGCAAATGCAGATGCACGAACCGGGATACACTCCGTCCCACCACACCAGCCGAAGCCTGCACAGTGGTGGCTACATATAA
- the LOC131211194 gene encoding uncharacterized protein LOC131211194 isoform X2 — protein MQQNSDLLSGRAKTTAVTTIDIATMKRRSLSGNCGVGVFVIALVTVLVAFATPSWLVSDYRITGAKLDRLGLWTHCFRSLPDVNDDYQRRFFVGCRWVYDPFTTGYDEIRGFLIPPFMVATQFFYTLCAIAVILAMVLVLLYFLCAGPDQKFFVKLIKAISYITLVASVCGSIGVIVFACFGNKDKWMPEHANNWFGWSFILACIGVVACGVTSSLFFAEAHVQARKRRQLKESQTQFQMDSESKA, from the exons ATGCAACAAAATTCGGATCTATTATCTGGGCGCGCCAAGACCACAGCAGT CACTACCAT CGACATTGCCACGATGAAGCGTCGATCACTGTCCGGAAACTGTGGAGTCGGAGTGTTCGTGATCGCGCTCGTGACGGTGCTGGTCGCGTTTGCAACGCCGAGCTGGCTGGTGAGCGATTACCGGATCACCGGGGCCAAGCTGGACCGGCTGGGCCTGTGGACACACTGCTTCCGGTCGCTCCCCGATGTCAACGATGACTACCAGCGCCGGTTCTTCGTCGGCTGCCGCTGGGTGTATGATCCGTTCACGACCGGTTACGACGAGATCCGAGGATTTCTTATCCCGC CGTTCATGGTGGCGACACAGTTCTTCTACACCCTCTGTGCCATAGCCGTCATCCTGGCGATGGTCCTGGTGCTGCTTTACTTCCTTTGCGCCGGTCCGGATCAAAAGTTCTTCGTCAAACTCATCAAA GCAATCAGCTACATCACATTGGTGGCCTCGGTATGCGGCAGCATCGGCGTCATCGTGTTCGCCTGCTTCGGTAACAAGGACAAATGGATGCCGGAGCATGCGAACAATTGGTTCGGCTGGTCGTTTATTCTCGCCTGCATCGGGGTCGTGGCGTGCGGAGTAACGTCTTCCCTCTTCTTCGCCGAAGCGCACGTGCAGGCTCGCAAACGGAGACAGCTCAAGGAGTCGCAGACGCAGTTCCAGATGGACAGCGAATCGAAAGCATAA
- the LOC131211194 gene encoding uncharacterized protein LOC131211194 isoform X1, protein MQQNSDLLSGRAKTTAVDIATMKRRSLSGNCGVGVFVIALVTVLVAFATPSWLVSDYRITGAKLDRLGLWTHCFRSLPDVNDDYQRRFFVGCRWVYDPFTTGYDEIRGFLIPPFMVATQFFYTLCAIAVILAMVLVLLYFLCAGPDQKFFVKLIKAISYITLVASVCGSIGVIVFACFGNKDKWMPEHANNWFGWSFILACIGVVACGVTSSLFFAEAHVQARKRRQLKESQTQFQMDSESKA, encoded by the exons ATGCAACAAAATTCGGATCTATTATCTGGGCGCGCCAAGACCACAGCAGT CGACATTGCCACGATGAAGCGTCGATCACTGTCCGGAAACTGTGGAGTCGGAGTGTTCGTGATCGCGCTCGTGACGGTGCTGGTCGCGTTTGCAACGCCGAGCTGGCTGGTGAGCGATTACCGGATCACCGGGGCCAAGCTGGACCGGCTGGGCCTGTGGACACACTGCTTCCGGTCGCTCCCCGATGTCAACGATGACTACCAGCGCCGGTTCTTCGTCGGCTGCCGCTGGGTGTATGATCCGTTCACGACCGGTTACGACGAGATCCGAGGATTTCTTATCCCGC CGTTCATGGTGGCGACACAGTTCTTCTACACCCTCTGTGCCATAGCCGTCATCCTGGCGATGGTCCTGGTGCTGCTTTACTTCCTTTGCGCCGGTCCGGATCAAAAGTTCTTCGTCAAACTCATCAAA GCAATCAGCTACATCACATTGGTGGCCTCGGTATGCGGCAGCATCGGCGTCATCGTGTTCGCCTGCTTCGGTAACAAGGACAAATGGATGCCGGAGCATGCGAACAATTGGTTCGGCTGGTCGTTTATTCTCGCCTGCATCGGGGTCGTGGCGTGCGGAGTAACGTCTTCCCTCTTCTTCGCCGAAGCGCACGTGCAGGCTCGCAAACGGAGACAGCTCAAGGAGTCGCAGACGCAGTTCCAGATGGACAGCGAATCGAAAGCATAA
- the LOC131211194 gene encoding uncharacterized protein LOC131211194 isoform X3: MKRRSLSGNCGVGVFVIALVTVLVAFATPSWLVSDYRITGAKLDRLGLWTHCFRSLPDVNDDYQRRFFVGCRWVYDPFTTGYDEIRGFLIPPFMVATQFFYTLCAIAVILAMVLVLLYFLCAGPDQKFFVKLIKAISYITLVASVCGSIGVIVFACFGNKDKWMPEHANNWFGWSFILACIGVVACGVTSSLFFAEAHVQARKRRQLKESQTQFQMDSESKA, translated from the exons ATGAAGCGTCGATCACTGTCCGGAAACTGTGGAGTCGGAGTGTTCGTGATCGCGCTCGTGACGGTGCTGGTCGCGTTTGCAACGCCGAGCTGGCTGGTGAGCGATTACCGGATCACCGGGGCCAAGCTGGACCGGCTGGGCCTGTGGACACACTGCTTCCGGTCGCTCCCCGATGTCAACGATGACTACCAGCGCCGGTTCTTCGTCGGCTGCCGCTGGGTGTATGATCCGTTCACGACCGGTTACGACGAGATCCGAGGATTTCTTATCCCGC CGTTCATGGTGGCGACACAGTTCTTCTACACCCTCTGTGCCATAGCCGTCATCCTGGCGATGGTCCTGGTGCTGCTTTACTTCCTTTGCGCCGGTCCGGATCAAAAGTTCTTCGTCAAACTCATCAAA GCAATCAGCTACATCACATTGGTGGCCTCGGTATGCGGCAGCATCGGCGTCATCGTGTTCGCCTGCTTCGGTAACAAGGACAAATGGATGCCGGAGCATGCGAACAATTGGTTCGGCTGGTCGTTTATTCTCGCCTGCATCGGGGTCGTGGCGTGCGGAGTAACGTCTTCCCTCTTCTTCGCCGAAGCGCACGTGCAGGCTCGCAAACGGAGACAGCTCAAGGAGTCGCAGACGCAGTTCCAGATGGACAGCGAATCGAAAGCATAA
- the LOC131209788 gene encoding uncharacterized protein LOC131209788, which translates to MGASTRTAKFAVGFTVFGFLFILIAFCSPYWLQTDGKLTHPKFTNLGLWELCLKNFQDIHRWYDYPFNGCMWIFEEEYYIIHDYILPGFFIAVQFFFTLCFTLLLMGVIMTVMFLSCSRDNDRYIMLLLTNGTVLLLSAFCGLIAVATFGCYGDSRDWMPNWEHNDMGWSFAFAVVGTFALFPAGVLFIVEARRATYRRLNNIANSEMAAAYTMDERKYHGGHTDI; encoded by the exons ATGGGTGCAAGCACAAGGACGGCAAAGTTTGCGGTCGGTTTTAcggtgtttggatttttatttatcctcATTGCCTTCTGCTCGCCGTACTGGCTGCAAACCGATGGCAAGCTCACGCATCCCAAGTTCACAAATCTCG GATTGTGGGAATTGTGCTTGAAGAATTTCCAGGACATACACCGATGGTACGATTACCCGTTTAATGGCTGCATGTGGATCTTCGAGGAAGAGTACTACATAATCCACGACTACATCCTGCCCGGGTTTTTCATTGCGGTGCAGTTCTTCTTCACGCTCTGTTTCACGCTGTTGCTGATGGGTGTCATCATGACGGTGATGTTTTTGAGCTGCTCTCGGGACAACGACCGGTACATCATGTTGCTACTGACGAACGGCACGGTGCTGTTGCTATCCGCTTTCTGCGGCCTGATCGCGGTGGCGACATTCGGTTGCTACGGTGACAGCCGTGACTGGATGCCAAACTGGGAGCACAACGATATGGGCTGGTCGTTTgcgttcgccgtcgtcggtacGTTTGCCCTCTTCCCGGCCGGTGTGCTGTTTATCGTCGAAGCGCGCCGTGCAACCTACAGGCGCTTGAACAACATTGCCAACTCCGAAATGGCCGCGGCGTACACGATGGATGAGCGCAAATATCACGGAGGTCACACGGATATCTAG
- the LOC131210563 gene encoding uncharacterized protein LOC131210563, which yields MARRNVWTSEETRTLLSIVKERDLIKAFGEEQNKKLYNLVHEEMCRRGYPDKGAFQIEHKWKNLKRVYYKTKREDYLTESCEFFDELDELMSMKPPPVKKAKVSSETKRPRAVLENFDKLLTKVAVIERENNEEFFRKQKDLVNYEFELYTQDERLFAKKLSQLLEKSAEDFCNRAQRILIEEGVIAGTLPEVDIEEEKLELAEAEKVGLAEAEKSDAVEDNGVLEMEEPADQIIEQLEEETVDTVDEVVEEDAEEEVYEKKEIVKEFYQTWKEEEQF from the exons ATGGCACGGCGCAACGTGTGGACGTCGGAGGAAACCAGAACGCTGCTGTCGATAGTCAAGGAACGAGATTTGATCAAAGCGTTCGGCgaggagcaaaacaaaaaactgtaCAACCTCGTCCACGAAGAAATGTGTAGACGCGGGTACCCGGACAAGGGCGCGTTCCAGATCGAGCACAAGTGGAAGAATCTGAAGCGGGTTTACTacaaaacgaaacgcgaaGACTACCTAACGGAATCGTGCGAATTTTTCGACGAGCTCGACGAGTTGATGTCAATGAAACCACCTCCGgtaaagaaagcgaaag tTTCTAGCGAGACGAAACGACCCCGTGCGGTGCTGGAAAACTTTGACAAACTCCTGACAAAGGTAGCCGTCATCGAGCGGGAAAACAACGAAGAGTTCTTCCGCAAACAGAAGGATCTGGTCAACTACGAGTTTGAGCTGTACACGCAAGACGAGCGGTTGTTCGCGAAGAAACTGTCCCAGCTACTCGAGAAGAGCGCCGAAGACTTTTGTAACCGAGCCCAGCGGATACTGATTGAAGAAGGCGTGATCGCGGGAACCTTGCCGGAGGTCGATATAGAAGAGGAGAAACTGGAGCTGGCGGAAGCGGAGAAAGTGGGGctggcggaagcggaaaaatcCGATGCTGTCGAAGATAATGGAGTGCTGGAGATGGAGGAACCAGCGGACCAAATCATTGAACAGCTGGAGGAAGAAACTGTCGATACCGTTGATGAGGTCGTGGAAGAGGATGCGGAGGAGGAAGTGTACGAGAAGAAAGAAATTGTCAAGGAGTTCTATCAGACCTGGAAAGAAGAGGAGCAGTTTTGA
- the LOC131207213 gene encoding uncharacterized protein LOC131207213: MDRFSGSSRMAPLRFRREYGSLARMFDSELAELCERFESQRRRRHIIFYKRLRYKLKRNLDQHREDWIEILGGTLRQNIPTRTIWRVKRDDSWYREVFQDGDDDTLLATIRMNRNTYEYLVRLLQPDLAPNPHHPRTPLEPLSVEKQCAIALYKLATGESLEPVGRRFGVHKLTVSKCFHRFCCTLMRRLRRNVIRLPTEQESANAATWFEATTGLPRVMGLIGMTHIPIVNCTTDAADYKNAAGWPSIILQAVVDHRGRIRYATSSHNGSTDTYTVLEDSEVHDHLENSELPSDFYTDQCKEASVKPYLLGGREYPLLPRLITRYTLPITREEHLFNARIEKAMLAFYKAIERLKSRWQVLRRRIDTDIGTVPRTVICCCILHNMLERRSMPFDQQWLMENLDSMKRYSQPEPILPDRTVTLPEGEVIRDWAKLQLARRVFSSCRGKQ, from the exons ATGGACCGCTTCTCTGGCAGCTCCCGAATGGCTCCTTTGCGATTCCGGCGCGAATATGGTTCGCTGGCCAGAATGTTCGACAGTGAGCTGGCAGAGCTGTGCGAAAGGTTTGAGTctcagcgccgccgccggcacatAATATTCTACAAGCGCTTGCGCTACAAGCTGAAGCGCAATCTTGACCAGCACCGGGAGGATTGGATTGAAATATTGGGCGGCACGCTGCGGCAAAACATTCCGACGCGAACGATTTGGCGCGTGAAGCGTGACGATAGCTGGTACCGCGAAGTATTCCaggacggtgacgacgacacGCTGCTTGCCACCATTCGCATGAACCGCAACACGTACGAGTATCTGGTGCGACTGTTACAACCCGACTTGGCACCAAATCCGCACCATCCTCGAACGCCCCTCGAACCGCTGAGCGTCGAGAAGCAGTGTGCCATCGCGCTCTACaagctggccaccggcgagtCCTTGGAACCGGTGGGACGGCGGTTCGGCGTCCACAAGCTGACCGTTTCGAAGTGCTTCCATCGGTTTTGCTGTACGCTGATGCGGCGACTCAGGCGTAACGTGATTCGTCTTCCAACGGAGCAGGAAAGTGCTAACGCGGCGACATGGTTcgaggccaccaccgggttGCCGCGAGTGATGGGACTAATCGGAATGACGCACATACCGATCGTCAACTGCACTACCGATGCTGCTGACTACAAAAACGCGGCCGGTTGGCCCTCGATCATACTGCAAGCGGTCGTGGACCACAGGGGACG GATCCGGTACGCCACTAGCTCACACAATGGCAGCACAGACACGTACACGGTGCTCGAAGATTCGGAGGTACATGACCACCTGGAGAACTCGGAATTG CCATCCGATTTTTATACTGACCAGTGTAAAGAAGCGTCGGTGAAACCTTACCTGCTCGGTGGCCGCGAGTATCCACTTCTTCCCCGCCTAATCACACGCTACACGTTGCCAATAACGCGAGAGGAGCACCTGTTTAACGCACGCATTGAAAAAGCAATGCTCGCCTTCTACAAGGCTATAGAGCGTTTGAAATCGCGCTGGCAAGTGCTGCGGCGCCGCATAGACACGGACATTGGCACCGTTCCGCGGACGGTCATCTGTTGTTGCATTCTGCACAATATGCTCGAGCGGCGCTCGATGCCGTTCGACCAGCAGTGGCTGATGGAAAACCTCGACTCGATGAAACGTTATTCTCAGCCCGAACCGATACTGCCGGACCGCACGGTAACGCTGCCCGAGGGAGAGGTGATACGCGACTGGGCCAAGTTGCAGTTGGCGCGACGGGTGTTCTCCTCGTGTCGaggtaaacaataa
- the LOC131212734 gene encoding uncharacterized protein LOC131212734, protein MDRKPKELAWSDEQTFDLLEIIAKETVTDEFLIGGPSARQNFESVYKNIAKKMWLCGHIHMNGHDIQARWEKLQRCYIKAELSGDSTFAGPFYEELHELLSGERKRESPTNDSNTTGESPEESANGHEESHSSKKTCHNAVMRKIKKFRNTNDGTYYKRCQQLNEYAGTLSGMLSQGRKSRFNKVLLRNKNSSYRHFERMLDGTNDQFIFQKIRAQHH, encoded by the exons ATGGACCGGAAGCCGAAAGAGCTCGCTTGGAGTGATGAACAAACTTTTGATTTGTTAGAAATCATAGCCAAAGAAACTGTGACCGATGAGTTCCTGATTGGCGGCCCATCGGCACGCCAAAACTTCGAAAGCGTCTACAAAAATATCGCGAAAAAAATGTGGCTCTGCGGACACATCCATATGAACGGGCACGATATACAGGCGCGCTGGGAGAAATTGCAGCGCTGTTACATCAAGGCGGAGCTCTCGGGAGATTCAACCTTTGCTGGGCCGTTCTACGAGGAGCTCCATGAACTGCTAAgtggcgagcgaaaaagggAGAGCCCAACAAATGACAGCAATACCACTGGGGAATCACCGGAAGAATCCGCGAATG GCCACGAAGAATCCCACTCTTCGAAAAAAACATGCCACAATGCCGTGATGAGGAAAATCAAAAAGTTTCGCAACACAAACGACGGAACTTACTACAAGCGATGCCAACAACTGAACGAGTACGCAGGCACACTGTCCGGAATGTTGTCGCAAGGCCGCAAAAGTCGGTTCAACAAAGTGCTACTCAGAAACAAGAATTCGTCCTACCGCCATTTCGAACGGATGCTCgatggaacaaacgatcagttcatttttcaaaaaatcagAGCGCAACACCATTAA
- the LOC131212730 gene encoding uncharacterized protein LOC131212730 yields the protein MGSMANEKKRQAIESLFALYAVKQGELTKQYDSNRKKRCKIFLQRLRYTLKRNGESHQTEWNQMLENVLLDSVPTRKFWKLTRNDNWFRSVFECEDNTEVMLQNFRMDRETFDMLVETLKQDMAPHPLLVSQSCSTEKKVAVGLYKLAMGGDYATIGEHFGVHKATVKNCVFQFCKAMVKYFMDSEISLPLGEEMVEIARSFEEKCELPMIMGVLGKIHIPITPSAADSKNYINPKKWHSLILQGVVDNNYVFRHITCGHVGCTEEGSVLGDSGLYQHFNNVELPSQVINENVLQAYIVGEPSYPLLPWLVHGYINTPLSQEEETFNEHLAKARRVVDDSFNRLRARFKILQKKIDIDVNFVPQILLTCCILHNIIEKRKLPMKDEWLEAVKLMEPKYPQPDSVPLNNYTTTLEGDAARDVLKDHIQSKYMLFRTFEYGQVYFINESNN from the exons ATGGGTTCAATGGCcaatgagaaaaaacggcaaGCGATCGAGAGTCTCTTTGCACTGTACGCGGTCAAGCAGGGTGAGCTAACGAAGCAATACGACTCGAACCGCAAAAAGCGGTGCAAAATTTTCCTCCAGCGTCTTCGATACACACTAAAGCGCAATGGCGAGAGCCACCAAACGGAGTGGAACCAAATGCTGGAAAATGTCCTGCTCGATAGTGTACCGACCCGCAAGTTTTGGAAGCTAACCCGAAACGACAACTGGTTCCGgagtgtgtttgagtgtgagGACAACACCGAAGTAATGCTGCAGAACTTCCGGATGGATCGGGAAACGTTCGACATGCTGGTCGAGACGCTGAAACAGGATATGGCCCCACACCCGCTGCTTGTGTCGCAGTCGTGCAGCACCGAGAAGAAGGTTGCCGTCGGTCTCTACAAGCTTGCGATGGGAGGGGATTATGCCACGATCGGGGAGCATTTCGGTGTGCACAAAGCGACGGTGAAAAACTGTGTCTTTCAATTCTGCAAAGCCATGGTGAAGTACTTCATGGATTCGGAAATCTCGTTGCCGCTGGGCGAAGAGATGGTGGAAATAGCTCGCAGCTTCGAGGAGAAGTGCGAACTGCCCATGATTATGGGAGTGCTCGGCAAAATTCACATTCCTATCACACCGTCGGCGGCTGATTCCAAAAACTACATCAATCCCAAGAAATGGCATTCTCTTATACTTCAAGGAGTGGTCGACAACAATTACGT CTTTAGGCATATCACCTGCGGGCATGTAGGCTGCACCGAGGAAGGTTCCGTACTGGGAGACTCTGGCCTTTATCAGCACTTCAATAACGTTGAACTG CCCTCACAGGTGATAAATGAGAACGTGCTGCAAGCGTACATCGTCGGAGAACCATCCTACCCGTTGCTGCCGTGGCTCGTACACGGATATATCAACACACCGCTCTCGCAAGAGGAGGAAACTTTCAACGAGCATCTTGCGAAGGCTCGCCGAGTCGTGGACGATTCGTTTAATCGGTTGCGTGCCCGTTTCAAGATCCTGCAGAAGAAAATAGACatcgacgtcaacttcgtgCCACAGATTTTGCTAACGTGCTGCATACTGCACAATATAATCGAAAAGCGCAAGCTACCCATGAAGGACGAGTGGCTGGAGGCGGTAAAGCTGATGGAGCCAAAGTACCCCCAGCCTGACAGCGTCCCCCTGAACAACTACACCACCACACTCGAGGGCGATGCGGCTCGCGACGTACTGAAAGATCATATTCAGTCCAAGTATATGCTCTTCCGAACTTTCGAGTACGGTCAGGTGTACTTTATTAATGAGTCCAATAACTGA
- the LOC131212731 gene encoding uncharacterized protein LOC131212731 — translation MSKRNVWTGEETMELLEIIKEKNLMQVFVANRHRKDIDLYKQIENEMKKNGFLDKDANQIYHKWKNLKRSFFVSKKVNKGRACCEFSDELKEILEKKYVTPQEIEEQARENLILEDGTPAPVKKRRGRASKTIRSQIMNKLAKTHKDNSEEFSKKWNDLYDYEFKLYKRKDKEQTVALNAMLEANRDSLIRRYRSLFDAPILQVDQAETESANVVEVETTNTDRVDSTAKEFYQSLKFV, via the exons ATGTCGAAACGAAATGTGTGGACGGGGGAAGAAACGATGGAGCTGCTGGAAATCATCAAGGAGAAGAACTTAATGCAAGTGTTTGTTGCCAACCGCCATCGAAAAGATATCGATCTTTACAAGCAAatagaaaacgaaatgaagaaaaacggGTTCCTTGACAAAGACGCCAACCAGATATATCATAAGTGGAAAAATCTGAAGAGAAGCTTTTTCGTAtcaaaaaaagtaaacaaaggCAGAGCATGCTGCGAATTCTCCGACGAGCTGAAGGAAATACTCGAAAAGAAGTACGTCACACCGCAAGAGATAGAGGAGCAGGCACGAG AAAACTTAATTTTGGAAGACGGAACACCCG CACCTGTGAAGAAGCGGCGCGGCCGTGCGTCGAAAACAATCCGGAGTcaaataatgaataaattgGCCAAGACGCATAAGGATAACAGCGAAGAGTTCAGCAAAAAGTGGAACGATCTGTACGATTACGAGTTTAAATTGTACAAGCGCAAAGACAAAGAGCAAACGGTCGCACTGAATGCTATGCTGGAAGCTAATCGAGACAGTCTAATACGCCGATACCGCTCCCTTTTCGATGCGCCAATTTTGCAAGTAGACCAAGCAGAGACCGAAAGCGCAAACGTTGTCGAAGTCGAAACTACCAATACCGACCGTGTGGACAGTACGGCGAAAGAGTTTTATCAATCCCTTAAATTTGTATGA
- the LOC131212733 gene encoding very-long-chain (3R)-3-hydroxyacyl-CoA dehydratase 2 gives MAAKEPSAIVKFYLIFYNAAQVLGWSYMLYQLIAYYTVDKGTDKTLWEYLGATVILFQNAAVLEIVHAFTRIVPSNPVITTFQVLSRVMVVCGVVMATPTGKVSPGLPLAILAWSITEIIRYGYYALNLVDAVPHLLIFLRYTTFIALYPTGVTGELLCFYWAQSHVAETKQWSIEMPNKYNFTFSYLYFLWLVMLLYIPLFPQLYLHMFAQRKKILQTPASSGTKQKAK, from the exons ATGGCAGCCAAGGAACCATCGGCAATAGTTAAGTTTTATCTAATTTTCTACAATGCCGCACAAGTGTTGGG CTGGTCGTATATGCTGTATCAGCTTATAGCGTACTATACCGTCGATAAAGGTACCGACAAAACGCTCTGGGAATATCTGGGCGCGACTGTAATCCTGTTCCAGAATGCAGCCGTCCTTGAG ATCGTCCACGCTTTCACTCGTATCGTGCCCAGCAACCCCGTCATCACCACATTCCAAGTATTGTCACGCGTGATGGTAGTTTGTGGCGTTGTCATGGCAACGCCAACAGGAAAAGTTTCTCCGGGTTTGCCGCTCGCCATCCTGGCGTGGTCGATCACCGAAATCATCCGGTACGGCTACTATGCGCTCAATCTCGTCGATGCTGTACCGCATTTGCTTATTTTCCTGCGCTACACTACCTTCATCGCGCTCTATCCGACCGGCGTGACCGGTGAGCTACTGTGCTTCTACTGGGCCCAGTCACATGTGGCCGAAACGAAGCAGTGGAGTATCGAGATGCCGAACAAGTACAACTTTACCTTCTCGTACCTTTACTTCCTGTggctggtgatgctgctgtaCATTCCACTCTTCCCTCAACTCTATCTTCACATGTTTGCTCAGCGCAAGAAGATTCTTCAGACACCGGCCAGTTCCGGCACCAAGCAGAAAGCCAAGTGA
- the LOC131212732 gene encoding very-long-chain (3R)-3-hydroxyacyl-CoA dehydratase hpo-8-like: MAQHKKNETSPAVKAYLIIYNSTQLAGWSYIFVQFVAHFLLHGHGLDTLWREVGSATFFFQMLATLEVLHAATGIVPSNVPVTFLQVFGRCMVVAGAINGTPTGQRSPGLPLALFCWSLTEIVRYGYYVAHLLLARVPRVLVWLRYTIFIPMYPCGFIGELLCGYWAQSYIGETDMWSLKLPNSANFTFSFYYFIWIMAIGYLPVFPKMYLYMFSQRRKILGREAAVSQEKSN; encoded by the exons ATGGCTCAGCATAAGAAGAACGAAACATCGCCTGCAGTGAAAGCGTATCTTATCATCTACAATTCGACGCAGTTGGCTGG ATGGTCGTacatttttgttcaattcGTAGCGCACTTCCTGCTGCACGGTCATGGATTGGACACACTGTGGCGCGAGGTGGGAAGCGCAACCTTCTTTTTCCAAATGCTGGCTACACTCGAG GTTTTGCACGCAGCTACGGGTATAGTGCCGAGCAACGTACCAGTGACGTTTCTGCAAGTTTTTGGCCGGTGTATGGTTGTCGCCGGAGCTATCAATGGAACCCCGACTGGCCAGCGATCGCCAGGGTTACCAttggcattgttttgttggaGTTTAACCGAGATTGTACGTTACGGCTATTACGTTGCCCATCTGTTACTGGCCAGAGTACCACGGGTGCTGGTGTGGCTTCGATACACTATCTTCATTCCCATGTATCCGTGTGGATTCATCGGAGAACTTCTTTGCGGCTACTGGGCCCAAAGCTACATTGGTGAAACGGACATGTGGAGCCTGAAACTGCCGAATTCGGCCAACTTTACATTTTCTTTCTACTACTTCATCTGGATAATGGCCATCGGCTATTTGCCCGTGTTTCCCAAAATGTACCTCTACATGTTTTCGCAGCGACGGAAGATACTTGGAAGGGAAGCTGCTGTTTCTCAGGAGAAATCTAATTaa
- the LOC131210912 gene encoding large ribosomal subunit protein eL30 has protein sequence MVTAKKQKKALESINSRLALVMKSGKYCLGYKQTLKTLRQGKAKLIIIANNTPHLRKSEIEYYAMLAKTGVHHYNGNNIELGTACGKYFRVCTLSITDAGDSDIIRSLPEAQTGGQ, from the exons ATGGTGACTGCCAAGAAACAG AAAAAAGCTCTGGAGAGCATCAACTCCCGCCTGGCGTTGGTGATGAAATCCGGCAAGTACTGCCTGGGTTACAAGCAGACCCTGAAGACCCTCCGTCAGGGAAAGGCCAAATTGATCATCATCGCCAACAATACGCCGCATCTTCG CAAATCGGAGATTGAGTACTACGCCATGTTGGCCAAGACGGGTGTGCACCACTACAATGGCAACAACATCGAGCTCGGAACCGCGTGCGGTAAATACTTCCGCGTGTGCACCCTCTCGATCACTGATGCGGGAGATTCCGATATTATCCGCAGCCTGCCGGAGGCCCAGACTGGTGGACAGTAG